In one window of Nitrospira sp. DNA:
- the pfkB gene encoding 1-phosphofructokinase: MIYTITLNPALDHFLDVEELRVDDANRVTRECLYAGGKGIDVSRAIRHLGGDSMALGFIGGHTGQVMVDLLKAEGVTCYFTPIAQETRRNIIVSTQRARTQTMLNSRGPVVTRVEWDAFLTHLTLLDLRDAYVVVSGSLPVGVPSDAYRRIIEVVQSHGARAVLDADGPCLKAGLRAKPFAIKPNVKELQRLTGKPLRSESDLLRVAGRVQRSGVEVVLVSRGAKGVVLVGPQERYRAVPPVVTVRSTVGAGDSTVAGFVMAHAAGKGLKDCVRLATAAGTAATLAPGNQLCRVKDVRRLLSKITVMSC, encoded by the coding sequence ATGATTTATACCATTACACTGAATCCGGCTCTGGATCATTTTCTCGATGTCGAGGAATTGCGTGTCGATGACGCGAATCGCGTGACGCGCGAATGCCTCTATGCGGGCGGAAAGGGCATCGATGTGTCCCGCGCCATCCGGCACTTGGGCGGCGACAGCATGGCGCTGGGTTTCATCGGCGGGCATACCGGCCAGGTGATGGTGGATCTGCTCAAGGCCGAAGGGGTGACCTGTTATTTCACCCCGATCGCCCAGGAGACGCGGCGCAATATTATCGTGTCGACGCAGCGTGCTCGGACCCAGACCATGCTGAACTCACGAGGGCCGGTGGTGACGCGGGTTGAATGGGACGCCTTCCTGACCCATCTGACGCTGCTCGATCTTCGGGATGCCTATGTGGTAGTAAGCGGGAGTCTTCCGGTCGGGGTGCCCTCCGATGCCTACCGGCGGATTATCGAGGTGGTGCAGTCGCATGGCGCGCGCGCGGTGCTGGATGCGGATGGGCCGTGCCTCAAAGCCGGATTGCGGGCCAAACCGTTTGCGATCAAGCCCAATGTGAAAGAACTGCAGCGGTTGACCGGCAAGCCGCTCCGGTCGGAATCCGATTTGCTCCGCGTGGCCGGGCGGGTGCAGCGCAGCGGAGTCGAGGTGGTGCTGGTGTCTCGCGGCGCGAAAGGCGTGGTGCTCGTCGGCCCGCAGGAGCGGTATCGCGCGGTCCCTCCGGTCGTGACGGTTCGCAGCACCGTCGGCGCGGGCGATTCGACCGTGGCGGGCTTTGTCATGGCCCATGCGGCGGGCAAGGGGCTGAAGGATTGTGTGCGCTTGGCGACGGCGGCGGGCACCGCGGCGACGCTGGCGCCGGGCAACCAGCTCTGCCGCGTCAAGGATGTCCGCCGGCTCCTCTCAAAGATCACAGTCATGTCGTGTTAA
- a CDS encoding ATP-binding protein encodes MNIRNRLVLSIAAACFLIILIVEEFAPANVVGAYGYVLPILLVAILRNRRLMLVTVLACIVATYAGLLQPTKPGRFQAAVINRSVVAGVLLIVAYFGMSWEERKAREEAARAALARETESLLRANAQLAEVKDQLNRSERLAAVGQMVASVAHEVGTPLHSIAWHVQALAEEPSVTPDMKKRIEVIDGQLARVVRIIQDLLSSTRQRKPDPIWQPVDRVVSPVAALMEPAFQAKGVTLRVDVAQAMPMVWADAEKLHQVLVNVLANALAATGEGGTVTVAASARPALPDEADVGQRVAQAPVTTMVTVAVRDTGCGMPEADLEKAFTPFFTTKAIGTGTGLGLFLSRETVEAHGGTLTLESAVGKGTTVMISLPGSSSVAVSTA; translated from the coding sequence ATGAATATCCGCAACCGATTGGTGCTGAGCATTGCGGCCGCCTGCTTTCTCATCATTCTCATTGTCGAGGAGTTTGCGCCGGCCAACGTGGTCGGCGCCTATGGCTATGTGCTGCCGATTCTCCTGGTGGCCATTCTCCGGAACCGCCGCTTGATGCTGGTGACCGTGCTGGCCTGCATCGTGGCCACCTATGCCGGCTTGTTGCAGCCCACGAAACCGGGCCGGTTCCAGGCGGCGGTCATCAACCGGTCGGTGGTGGCGGGGGTTTTGCTGATCGTGGCCTATTTCGGGATGAGCTGGGAGGAACGGAAAGCACGGGAAGAGGCGGCGCGCGCGGCGTTGGCGCGTGAGACCGAAAGCCTGCTGCGGGCGAATGCGCAATTGGCCGAAGTCAAAGATCAACTCAACCGGTCCGAGCGATTGGCGGCGGTGGGGCAGATGGTTGCCTCGGTCGCGCATGAGGTGGGCACGCCGCTGCATTCCATCGCCTGGCATGTGCAGGCGCTGGCTGAGGAGCCCAGTGTGACGCCGGACATGAAGAAGCGGATCGAGGTGATCGACGGGCAGCTGGCTCGGGTGGTGCGGATTATTCAGGATCTGCTGTCCTCGACGCGCCAGCGGAAACCTGATCCGATCTGGCAGCCGGTCGATCGCGTCGTGAGTCCTGTGGCGGCGCTCATGGAGCCGGCCTTCCAGGCCAAGGGTGTGACCCTGCGCGTCGATGTGGCGCAGGCGATGCCGATGGTCTGGGCCGATGCGGAGAAGCTGCATCAGGTGCTGGTCAATGTGCTGGCCAATGCGCTGGCGGCGACGGGGGAAGGCGGCACGGTGACGGTGGCGGCATCGGCCAGGCCCGCATTGCCGGATGAGGCGGATGTGGGGCAGCGTGTGGCACAGGCGCCGGTCACGACGATGGTGACGGTTGCCGTGCGCGATACTGGTTGCGGCATGCCGGAGGCCGATCTCGAAAAGGCCTTTACCCCATTTTTCACCACGAAAGCCATCGGCACGGGCACGGGCCTCGGATTGTTTCTCAGCCGGGAGACGGTGGAGGCGCATGGCGGGACGCTGACCTTGGAGAGCGCAGTGGGGAAAGGCACGACGGTTATGATATCGTTGCCGGGGTCGAGTTCCGTGGCGGTCTCAACGGCATAG
- the malQ gene encoding 4-alpha-glucanotransferase has product MYNQPEAELLSLLAERAGIAAEYHDIAGTRHVTTDETRRAILSAMGFRVADRGALVEELDAWDNRPWVQGCDPVRVLRVGQPPGLWPLHVRCESQDDARLQVHWVLYAENGEKRHERQEGPGLPIEETRIVANARYVRLTFPLPDDLPIGYYETKVWVQGGASVAEAQFRIIVAPDRCYVPETVQSGARLWGLALQLYSLRSERNWGIGDFRDLSAVVEWAGKTLGCGLLGLNPLHALKNTTPYHISPYSPNSRLYLNELYLDLEQVAECATAPEVQKRLADPSFRAQVEATRKSEFVAYEAVAAAKRSVLDLCYRAFLRDNFDGAEPDLQPKTARGWFFHSFVQREGEPLLQYALFQALEDERQFVQSRSAVWADWPEQYRTPASSAVAEFKRRHMKRVRYFQYVQWLVAEQLSGLRRQTGDAGMPIGFYHDLALGSDRYGADGWRFQAVLALKADCGAPPDAFAPEGQNWGLAPADPLRLRASGYQYLIELLRHNLRYGGAVRIDHVMALFRLFWIPRGMPASKGTYVHYPADDVLAILALESVRAKAVVVGEDLGTVPDWVRARLTAAGVLSYRVLYFERNGDGSFKPPDSYPAQALAVVTTHDLPTLSGYWEGADIDTRAKLGLFPNDEARRAVLAERQVDKVRLLAALKAEGLLPDGLSDDPIHSPIMTPELAEAIHLYLARTPAWLVLANLEDVIGAREQTNVPGTVDQHPNWSRKLDCSVEDLLRDSRFTSLAAQLRAVRPLV; this is encoded by the coding sequence ATGTACAACCAGCCGGAAGCCGAACTGCTTTCCCTGCTAGCTGAACGGGCGGGCATCGCCGCCGAATACCACGACATCGCCGGCACGCGCCACGTCACGACCGATGAAACCCGGCGGGCCATTCTGTCGGCCATGGGGTTTCGTGTTGCCGATCGCGGGGCGCTGGTTGAAGAACTGGATGCGTGGGACAATCGTCCCTGGGTGCAGGGGTGCGATCCGGTGCGCGTGCTGCGTGTCGGCCAGCCGCCCGGCCTGTGGCCGCTCCATGTCCGGTGCGAGTCTCAGGATGATGCGCGCCTCCAAGTGCACTGGGTGTTGTATGCGGAAAATGGAGAAAAACGGCATGAGCGGCAGGAGGGGCCCGGCCTGCCGATTGAAGAGACCCGGATTGTCGCGAATGCCCGGTATGTCCGGCTGACATTTCCGCTGCCGGACGATTTGCCGATCGGCTATTACGAGACGAAGGTCTGGGTGCAAGGCGGGGCGTCGGTCGCGGAAGCGCAATTCCGGATCATTGTCGCGCCAGACCGGTGTTATGTGCCGGAGACGGTGCAGTCGGGGGCGCGTCTCTGGGGGCTCGCGCTGCAACTGTATTCGCTCAGGAGTGAACGCAATTGGGGTATCGGAGATTTCCGCGATTTGTCCGCCGTGGTGGAGTGGGCTGGCAAGACCCTCGGGTGCGGCCTGCTGGGGCTCAATCCCCTCCACGCCTTGAAGAATACGACTCCCTACCATATCAGCCCCTATTCCCCGAATAGCCGTCTGTACCTGAACGAGCTCTATCTCGATCTTGAACAGGTCGCGGAGTGCGCAACGGCTCCGGAGGTGCAGAAGCGGCTGGCCGATCCGTCGTTCCGCGCGCAGGTGGAGGCCACCCGGAAGAGTGAGTTCGTCGCGTATGAGGCGGTGGCGGCTGCCAAACGCAGTGTGCTGGATCTCTGCTACCGGGCCTTTCTCCGTGACAATTTCGATGGCGCGGAGCCGGATCTGCAGCCGAAGACGGCGCGCGGGTGGTTTTTTCATTCGTTTGTCCAGCGCGAAGGCGAGCCGCTGTTGCAGTATGCCTTGTTCCAGGCGCTGGAGGACGAGCGCCAGTTTGTGCAATCGCGCTCGGCCGTGTGGGCCGATTGGCCGGAGCAATACCGGACGCCGGCGTCCAGCGCCGTTGCCGAGTTCAAGCGCCGCCATATGAAAAGAGTGCGGTACTTTCAATATGTGCAGTGGTTGGTGGCCGAGCAGTTGTCGGGTTTGCGCCGGCAGACCGGCGACGCGGGCATGCCGATCGGGTTCTATCATGATCTCGCCTTGGGCAGCGACCGGTATGGGGCGGACGGCTGGCGGTTTCAGGCGGTGCTGGCCCTCAAGGCGGATTGCGGGGCGCCCCCCGACGCCTTCGCGCCGGAGGGGCAGAATTGGGGCCTGGCCCCCGCTGACCCTCTGCGGCTTCGGGCGAGCGGGTACCAGTATCTCATCGAGCTGCTGCGCCATAATCTCCGCTACGGCGGCGCCGTTCGCATCGATCATGTCATGGCGTTGTTCCGCCTCTTCTGGATTCCTCGGGGCATGCCCGCGTCCAAGGGGACCTATGTCCATTATCCGGCAGACGATGTGCTGGCCATTCTGGCGCTGGAAAGCGTCAGGGCCAAGGCGGTGGTGGTCGGCGAGGATTTGGGCACCGTGCCCGATTGGGTGCGGGCGCGTTTGACGGCGGCCGGGGTGCTCTCGTACCGCGTGTTGTACTTCGAACGGAATGGGGATGGCAGCTTCAAGCCGCCGGATTCGTATCCGGCCCAAGCGCTCGCGGTGGTGACGACGCACGACCTGCCGACCCTGAGCGGCTATTGGGAAGGGGCCGATATTGACACGCGCGCGAAGCTGGGGCTGTTTCCCAATGACGAGGCCAGGCGCGCGGTGCTGGCGGAGCGGCAAGTCGACAAGGTCCGGCTGCTGGCGGCCTTGAAGGCCGAGGGGCTGTTGCCGGACGGACTGTCCGATGATCCCATCCATAGTCCCATCATGACGCCGGAGCTGGCGGAGGCCATTCACCTGTATCTGGCGCGCACACCGGCCTGGTTGGTGCTGGCCAATCTGGAGGATGTGATCGGCGCGCGCGAGCAAACGAATGTGCCGGGGACCGTTGATCAGCATCCCAATTGGTCCCGGAAGTTGGATTGTTCAGTCGAGGATCTCCTGCGGGATTCCCGCTTCACATCGCTTGCCGCCCAGTTGCGCGCTGTCCGTCCACTTGTGTAA
- a CDS encoding universal stress protein, producing the protein MKVLVATDGSKYGRWAIEWVGQFPLTVKPVVRVLHVVDVAALRAPFMIQPVVAGTERYIQQEIKRMEDGAKSAKKESSALLSSLGLSGTVTVERGAVAPTLVKHAARGVGMLAVGSRGLDALDRFMLGSISTHAIHHAACSVLVVKEAARPLKQIVLAIDGSPASDKAVRFLIRNVAPQMNGPEEEPVQVVVVHAMPFLKYPEVRDAGKAIVQRYADKLAKAGFQVLEAPKLGKPADEILKVAKQHKADLIVTGAKGLGAIGRVLLGSVSTRVVQHSSCSVLVVR; encoded by the coding sequence ATGAAAGTGCTTGTGGCCACCGATGGATCGAAGTACGGGCGATGGGCGATCGAATGGGTGGGGCAGTTTCCTCTGACCGTGAAGCCGGTGGTGCGTGTGCTGCATGTGGTCGATGTCGCCGCGCTCCGGGCGCCGTTTATGATTCAGCCGGTGGTGGCCGGGACCGAGCGTTATATTCAGCAGGAAATCAAACGCATGGAAGACGGCGCGAAATCCGCCAAGAAGGAATCGAGCGCGCTGCTGTCGTCGCTGGGGTTGAGCGGCACGGTCACGGTCGAGCGCGGAGCGGTCGCGCCGACTCTTGTGAAGCATGCGGCCAGGGGCGTGGGGATGCTGGCGGTCGGCTCGCGTGGGTTGGATGCGCTGGACCGGTTCATGTTGGGTAGTATCTCGACCCATGCGATTCATCATGCGGCCTGTTCCGTGCTCGTGGTGAAAGAGGCGGCTCGCCCGCTCAAGCAAATCGTGCTGGCAATCGACGGGTCGCCCGCGTCAGACAAGGCGGTGCGGTTCCTCATCCGGAATGTGGCGCCGCAAATGAACGGGCCGGAAGAGGAGCCGGTGCAGGTCGTGGTGGTGCATGCCATGCCCTTTCTTAAGTATCCGGAAGTGCGCGATGCGGGGAAGGCGATTGTGCAGCGCTATGCCGACAAGCTGGCGAAGGCCGGGTTCCAAGTGCTGGAAGCGCCGAAGCTCGGCAAGCCGGCCGATGAAATTCTGAAGGTGGCCAAACAACATAAGGCTGATCTGATCGTGACCGGTGCGAAGGGGCTTGGCGCCATCGGGCGGGTGTTGCTGGGGAGCGTGTCCACTCGGGTGGTGCAGCACAGCTCCTGTTCCGTGCTCGTGGTCCGGTAA
- a CDS encoding DUF86 domain-containing protein: MPRDSRVYLEDILDSTRKITAYTAGLSKSAFLEDEKTLDAVVRNLEVIGEAVKKLPPELRAKHPVPDWKKIAGLRDILIHEYFGLDAEIVWDIIQNKVPALDQEVRKMLNP; the protein is encoded by the coding sequence ATGCCCCGGGATTCTAGGGTCTACCTGGAAGACATTCTCGATTCCACGCGAAAGATCACGGCATATACCGCCGGCCTTTCCAAATCGGCGTTTCTTGAGGATGAGAAAACTCTTGATGCGGTCGTTCGGAATCTTGAAGTGATTGGGGAAGCTGTCAAAAAACTCCCTCCGGAACTTCGCGCAAAACACCCTGTGCCGGACTGGAAGAAAATAGCCGGCCTTCGAGATATTCTGATTCATGAATATTTCGGTCTCGATGCGGAGATCGTCTGGGATATCATCCAAAATAAAGTGCCAGCACTCGATCAAGAAGTGCGAAAAATGCTGAACCCCTAG
- a CDS encoding Lrp/AsnC ligand binding domain-containing protein: MTKKPKSRTTASASAAPVLTGPPQVRYVAPQAATPAVPFTIHAPASGEKLMSDRAYIMINVMPGLTSSVVKALRLIQEIKTIDPCWGKPDIIAVADVPDQDALTQLVLSRIHAIEGVTQTDTHLVYRPTGSPNT; the protein is encoded by the coding sequence ATGACCAAAAAACCAAAATCCCGCACAACGGCCTCAGCCAGCGCCGCTCCCGTGTTGACAGGCCCGCCGCAAGTTCGCTACGTTGCCCCGCAAGCCGCTACACCGGCGGTGCCGTTCACGATTCATGCGCCTGCTTCCGGAGAGAAACTGATGTCCGATCGTGCCTATATCATGATCAATGTGATGCCTGGCCTCACCTCCAGCGTCGTGAAGGCCCTGCGGTTGATCCAGGAGATTAAGACCATCGATCCCTGCTGGGGGAAACCCGACATCATCGCCGTCGCGGATGTGCCCGATCAGGATGCGCTGACGCAATTGGTCTTGAGCCGGATTCACGCCATCGAAGGCGTGACGCAAACCGACACGCATCTCGTCTACCGCCCGACAGGAAGCCCGAACACATGA
- a CDS encoding sigma-54 dependent transcriptional regulator, translated as MMAAVAAKILVVDDDAVARELLADALKKEGYDVEAFANGADVISRGKQGKIDLVLTDIRMGAVDGLTVLREFKQFSPDTSIVLLTAFGSLEGAIEGIKQGAFDYLAKPFRKEEIKLVVQRALDHCRLVRENARFREELKGKDEWSPLVGSSPAMLDVYKLVARVSESKSTVLLQGESGTGKELIARAIHANSPRRDKPFIPVNCGALPDALLESEMFGHEKGAFTGAVGMKAGLFEAANGGTLFLDEIGELGMALQVKLLRVMQDHEVRRVGSTASAKVDVRIIAATNRDLEQFVKDGKFRDDLYYRLAVVKITLPSLIDRKEDIPMLAHHFLQKCAAGGPLAVRGFLPETIALLKQYRWPGNVRELENAIERAVSLSHGPLLTPDDLPESIRQSAGQPAESKPAAGHEGEDVCLTLEEVEKRHLVRVLKETKGNKVKAAKILGIDRRTLYRMAERFGLDLGDEPDGAEKDTA; from the coding sequence ATGATGGCGGCAGTCGCAGCGAAGATTCTGGTGGTAGACGATGACGCGGTGGCGCGCGAACTGCTGGCCGACGCGCTGAAGAAAGAAGGGTACGACGTCGAGGCCTTTGCGAATGGCGCCGATGTGATCAGCCGCGGGAAACAAGGGAAGATCGACCTCGTCCTCACGGATATTCGCATGGGCGCGGTCGATGGATTGACCGTGTTGCGGGAGTTCAAGCAGTTCAGCCCGGATACGTCCATCGTGCTGCTTACCGCGTTCGGATCGTTGGAAGGGGCGATCGAGGGCATCAAGCAGGGGGCGTTCGATTATCTGGCCAAACCGTTTCGCAAGGAAGAAATCAAGCTCGTCGTGCAGCGCGCGCTGGATCACTGCCGCCTGGTGCGGGAGAACGCGCGGTTTCGCGAGGAGCTGAAGGGGAAAGACGAATGGTCTCCGCTCGTGGGCAGCAGCCCGGCGATGCTCGATGTCTATAAGCTGGTCGCGCGGGTGTCCGAAAGCAAGAGCACGGTGCTGCTGCAAGGAGAAAGCGGGACGGGCAAGGAGCTGATTGCCCGGGCGATTCACGCGAACAGCCCGCGCCGCGACAAACCGTTCATCCCGGTCAATTGCGGGGCCTTGCCGGATGCGCTGCTGGAGTCGGAAATGTTCGGGCATGAGAAGGGCGCGTTTACCGGCGCCGTCGGGATGAAGGCCGGCTTGTTCGAAGCGGCGAACGGCGGCACGCTTTTTCTCGACGAGATCGGCGAACTCGGCATGGCCTTGCAGGTGAAGCTGTTGCGCGTGATGCAGGACCACGAGGTGCGGCGGGTCGGGAGCACGGCCTCGGCCAAAGTCGATGTGCGGATCATTGCCGCCACCAATCGGGACTTGGAGCAATTCGTCAAGGATGGCAAGTTCCGGGACGATCTGTACTACCGGCTGGCCGTGGTGAAAATTACGCTGCCGTCGCTGATCGATCGAAAAGAGGATATCCCGATGCTGGCCCACCACTTTCTCCAGAAGTGCGCGGCCGGTGGGCCTTTGGCGGTGCGCGGATTTCTCCCGGAGACGATCGCGCTGCTGAAGCAGTACCGGTGGCCCGGGAATGTGCGGGAATTGGAGAACGCGATCGAGCGCGCGGTGTCGCTCAGCCATGGCCCGCTGCTGACGCCGGATGATTTGCCGGAATCGATCCGGCAGAGTGCGGGACAGCCGGCGGAGAGCAAGCCGGCGGCCGGCCATGAGGGAGAGGACGTCTGTCTGACGCTGGAAGAAGTGGAGAAACGCCATTTGGTGCGGGTGCTGAAAGAAACCAAGGGAAACAAGGTGAAGGCAGCGAAAATCCTCGGGATTGACCGGCGGACGCTGTATCGAATGGCGGAGCGGTTCGGGCTTGATCTGGGCGATGAGCCGGACGGCGCGGAGAAAGACACGGCGTAA
- a CDS encoding PAS domain-containing protein encodes MNHKSKIVPINAPRDFAINELFFSTTDRKGIIASGNAVFSRVSHYPIKEMLGKPHNLIRHPDMPRAVFKLLWDYLLAGKPIAAYVKNMASDGRYYWVLALAAPVEDGGFLSVRFKPSSELFTIVSEVYAELRAIEQAHEDRGDGPKAGMQAAEARLGEILQAKGFADYDAFMQAMLLQELKSRDGILAHEHLAMFPTLPPHRADEGDLGAVLRELYRESQQVYGQINGLYTQLDQYARLNEQLSARSQAILKLTGEFRLICLNLTVTSSRLGDTGHTLSVISTHLGEASSRVADIVAQLTTQVGKMSRWLGATIFCLGWARLQFEMVIVYYHEILGLLAERGGQMAAASELGRLADLRYAFCQTIERTDESLQGLAKELNGLSVEIEELRKAMLSLQVTYVGGRVEASRLTENGIFASIFEDVRKHIEETKGELAGFSHVIEVLDTLAQQTPQIMRTVSNAADHMKRDQEKLAGCVPHDAAAPGTSVPSANAEQPQAA; translated from the coding sequence ATGAACCACAAAAGCAAGATTGTTCCCATCAATGCCCCCAGAGACTTTGCGATCAACGAACTCTTCTTTTCCACGACCGACCGCAAGGGCATCATCGCCTCCGGCAATGCGGTCTTCTCCCGCGTCAGCCACTATCCAATCAAGGAGATGCTCGGCAAGCCGCATAACCTCATCCGGCACCCGGATATGCCGCGGGCCGTCTTCAAGCTGCTCTGGGACTACCTCCTCGCAGGCAAGCCGATCGCCGCTTATGTCAAGAACATGGCCTCAGACGGACGCTACTATTGGGTGCTTGCGCTTGCCGCGCCGGTTGAAGACGGCGGCTTCCTCTCCGTGCGGTTCAAGCCGTCGAGCGAGCTGTTTACCATCGTTTCGGAAGTCTATGCCGAATTGCGCGCCATCGAACAGGCCCACGAAGACCGGGGCGATGGCCCCAAGGCCGGCATGCAGGCAGCCGAAGCCCGGCTGGGCGAAATCCTCCAAGCCAAGGGATTCGCCGACTACGATGCCTTCATGCAAGCGATGCTCCTGCAGGAACTGAAGAGCCGCGACGGCATCCTCGCGCATGAGCACCTTGCCATGTTTCCCACGCTGCCGCCGCACCGCGCCGACGAAGGGGACCTCGGCGCCGTGCTGCGCGAGCTATATCGCGAGTCGCAACAGGTGTACGGACAGATCAACGGCCTGTATACCCAGCTCGATCAATATGCCCGGCTCAACGAGCAGCTCAGTGCCCGCTCACAAGCCATTCTCAAACTGACCGGTGAGTTCCGGCTCATCTGCCTCAATCTGACCGTCACATCAAGCCGATTGGGCGACACCGGCCATACCCTGAGCGTCATCTCCACGCACCTGGGCGAAGCCTCCTCGCGGGTCGCCGACATCGTCGCCCAACTCACCACACAGGTGGGCAAGATGTCGCGCTGGCTGGGAGCAACTATCTTCTGCCTCGGATGGGCCCGCCTGCAGTTCGAAATGGTGATCGTCTACTATCACGAAATCCTGGGCCTGCTCGCCGAGCGCGGCGGCCAGATGGCGGCCGCCTCGGAACTGGGCAGGCTGGCCGATCTGCGCTATGCCTTTTGCCAGACGATCGAGCGGACGGACGAATCGCTCCAGGGGCTGGCAAAAGAACTGAACGGCCTCTCCGTCGAGATCGAGGAGCTGCGCAAAGCCATGTTGTCGCTCCAGGTCACCTACGTCGGAGGCCGGGTCGAAGCCTCGCGCCTGACCGAAAACGGCATCTTCGCCTCGATCTTCGAAGACGTCCGAAAACACATCGAAGAGACCAAAGGGGAACTCGCGGGCTTCAGCCACGTCATCGAGGTGCTGGACACCCTAGCGCAGCAGACCCCGCAGATCATGCGCACCGTGTCCAACGCGGCAGACCACATGAAACGCGACCAGGAAAAGCTGGCCGGCTGCGTCCCCCACGATGCAGCCGCACCAGGCACCTCAGTCCCTTCGGCAAACGCCGAACAGCCACAAGCCGCATAA
- a CDS encoding nucleotidyltransferase family protein, with translation MMKNREDVLSLIEQNQAALRKLGVRRLGLFGSCARGEATEESDLDFVVEFSDTSFDLYMDLKSFLEELFQSRVDLVTLRSIKPRLLPIIQRETVYAPGF, from the coding sequence ATGATGAAGAATCGAGAAGATGTTCTCAGCCTCATTGAGCAGAATCAGGCGGCCCTGAGAAAGCTCGGCGTGCGCCGGCTCGGTCTGTTCGGATCCTGTGCGCGGGGCGAAGCCACCGAGGAGAGCGATCTCGATTTTGTTGTCGAGTTTTCAGACACATCTTTCGACCTCTATATGGATCTCAAGAGTTTTCTCGAAGAACTCTTCCAGTCCCGCGTGGATCTGGTGACCCTCCGCTCCATCAAGCCGCGACTCCTGCCGATCATCCAGCGAGAAACCGTGTATGCCCCGGGATTCTAG
- a CDS encoding DUF4340 domain-containing protein: MRYWPTILLLGILAGLGGYLYWVELPAKQTEEKHAVEQQALLSLPESDITGLSVTTPQGTVEMKRSDAGVWMIVAPLQTEADAREVQAMVRALVTGKILRTIEEKPGALAPFGLEQPVTTITVTAGAQQDTLAIGDNGPLSSTLYVLRQSTHSVVLTDLTTKSFVNKTLLTFRRKDLLHFVQADLERVRLTYPTTEIVLYNMSKDKPKPNWKIRYPIEAEADQIEVRSLLFKLEDLKALGMIDPGPERDAITKTLTNPQLKIALHTAEGDQTVKLYQPDPDSGEAFAETSPSAPLYRINPLVIKDLARDLFALQDKRLLGVAPDDIAMLSVKTRDKHYVLINENGEWVLEDRPTDKLSQEAANLFVSRVANLPAEERVIKQAGPLAPYGLVAPTAEFVATGRDGKIAGRLTLGSQVNNLVYATGERLQGVFQVRPDLLSQIPSKNELLAAQKEPGAGTP; encoded by the coding sequence ATGCGCTACTGGCCGACGATACTACTGCTGGGCATTCTCGCAGGCTTGGGAGGCTACCTCTATTGGGTCGAACTCCCGGCCAAGCAGACTGAGGAGAAACACGCCGTCGAGCAGCAGGCCCTGCTGTCCCTCCCCGAATCCGATATCACCGGACTCAGCGTCACCACCCCCCAAGGCACCGTGGAGATGAAGCGGAGCGACGCGGGGGTCTGGATGATTGTGGCCCCGCTCCAGACGGAAGCCGACGCGCGCGAGGTGCAGGCCATGGTCCGCGCCCTGGTGACGGGGAAAATCCTCCGCACGATCGAAGAGAAGCCCGGCGCGCTTGCGCCGTTCGGCCTGGAACAGCCAGTGACGACCATCACCGTCACCGCCGGCGCCCAGCAGGACACCCTGGCCATCGGGGACAACGGCCCCCTCTCCTCCACGCTCTACGTGCTGCGCCAATCCACCCACAGCGTGGTCCTCACCGACCTCACCACGAAGAGCTTTGTGAACAAAACCTTGCTCACCTTCCGCCGGAAAGACCTCTTGCACTTTGTGCAGGCCGACCTCGAACGCGTACGCCTCACGTACCCGACGACCGAGATCGTCCTCTACAACATGTCGAAGGACAAACCGAAACCCAACTGGAAAATCCGCTACCCCATCGAAGCCGAAGCGGATCAAATCGAAGTCCGGTCGCTCCTGTTTAAACTGGAAGACCTCAAGGCCCTCGGCATGATCGATCCCGGCCCCGAACGGGACGCCATCACCAAGACCTTGACCAATCCGCAATTAAAGATCGCGCTGCACACCGCCGAGGGCGATCAAACCGTGAAGCTCTACCAGCCGGACCCGGACAGCGGCGAAGCCTTTGCCGAAACCAGCCCAAGCGCCCCGCTCTATCGCATCAATCCCTTGGTCATCAAAGATCTCGCGCGCGACCTGTTCGCGCTCCAGGACAAACGGCTCCTGGGCGTCGCGCCCGACGACATCGCCATGCTCTCCGTGAAGACGCGCGACAAGCACTATGTGCTGATCAACGAAAACGGCGAATGGGTGCTGGAAGACCGGCCCACGGACAAACTCAGCCAGGAAGCGGCCAACCTCTTCGTCAGCCGCGTCGCCAATCTGCCCGCCGAAGAACGGGTCATCAAACAAGCCGGCCCGCTGGCGCCCTACGGGCTGGTCGCCCCCACCGCGGAATTTGTGGCGACAGGACGAGACGGAAAAATCGCCGGACGGCTGACGCTGGGCAGCCAGGTCAACAACCTCGTCTATGCCACAGGGGAACGCCTCCAGGGCGTCTTCCAAGTCCGCCCCGATCTGCTCAGCCAGATCCCCTCCAAGAACGAACTCTTGGCCGCTCAAAAAGAACCGGGCGCCGGCACACCATAA